A DNA window from uncultured Methanoregula sp. contains the following coding sequences:
- a CDS encoding (5-formylfuran-3-yl)methyl phosphate synthase: protein MQLLVSPSSISEARHSTAADIIDVKKPSEGSLGANFPWVIREIKAFAQKPVSAAIGDFDYKPGGASLAAYGAACAGADYIKIGLAFEGQEQANDVIDAVVKAVKDEFPEKYVVIAAYSDYERMHSISPFDMAPIAAECGADFAMVDTGIKDRQSTFAFMDEAMLRTFTEKNRKLGLGTALAGALKFEDIDALKRIDPDIIGVRGMVCGGDRNAVVREDLIKTALSLIR, encoded by the coding sequence ATGCAATTGTTGGTCAGCCCAAGCTCTATATCTGAAGCCAGACATTCCACCGCCGCTGACATAATCGATGTGAAAAAGCCATCCGAAGGATCACTGGGCGCCAACTTTCCCTGGGTGATCCGCGAGATCAAAGCGTTTGCACAAAAGCCGGTGAGCGCGGCTATCGGCGACTTCGATTACAAACCCGGCGGAGCTTCCCTGGCTGCCTACGGGGCGGCCTGTGCCGGTGCTGACTATATCAAGATCGGTCTTGCATTCGAGGGGCAGGAACAGGCAAACGATGTCATCGATGCCGTGGTGAAGGCAGTGAAAGACGAGTTCCCGGAAAAATATGTCGTGATCGCTGCCTACTCGGACTATGAGCGGATGCACTCCATCTCCCCGTTCGATATGGCTCCCATTGCAGCGGAATGCGGGGCTGATTTTGCCATGGTGGACACCGGCATAAAAGACCGCCAGAGCACGTTTGCTTTCATGGACGAGGCGATGCTCCGCACGTTCACCGAGAAGAACAGGAAACTCGGCCTCGGGACTGCCCTTGCCGGTGCACTGAAGTTCGAAGATATCGATGCACTGAAACGGATAGACCCGGACATCATCGGTGTCCGGGGCATGGTCTGCGGCGGAGATCGCAATGCGGTTGTCCGCGAAGACTTGATCAAGACCGCCCTCTCCCTCATCAGGTGA
- a CDS encoding HisA/HisF-related TIM barrel protein, whose protein sequence is MDLILAMDLRQNLVVHGKSGHRETYKPLDWGCSPTAEPAGFVRAIRPKFIYIADLDRIEGTGSHDAMVTECADLVNACYVDRGCRSPEDMLHGEHIVNIVGTETGGSRLSEYHGGYLSLDIKDGTVIPSGSSPEAMLRQAGSWDFAGCIILNIAAVGTRDGLDPGLLENLRSAYPGRLLYGGGVATVTDLELLRAAGFDGAIIATALHYGAVPVEWIRRGTVC, encoded by the coding sequence ATGGATCTGATTCTTGCCATGGATCTGAGGCAGAACCTGGTAGTTCACGGCAAATCCGGGCATCGCGAGACGTACAAACCGCTGGACTGGGGCTGTTCGCCAACCGCGGAACCGGCCGGGTTTGTCCGGGCCATCCGGCCGAAGTTCATCTACATTGCGGATCTCGACCGGATCGAGGGCACTGGATCCCACGATGCGATGGTAACGGAATGCGCCGACCTGGTGAACGCCTGTTATGTTGATCGCGGGTGCCGCTCTCCCGAGGATATGCTGCACGGCGAGCATATCGTCAACATCGTCGGGACCGAGACCGGGGGATCCCGGCTTTCCGAATACCACGGGGGGTATCTCAGCCTGGATATCAAAGACGGAACGGTCATCCCCTCCGGCAGCAGCCCGGAGGCCATGCTCCGCCAGGCAGGCTCCTGGGATTTTGCAGGATGCATAATCCTCAACATCGCGGCGGTCGGGACACGGGACGGCCTGGATCCCGGGCTCCTGGAAAACCTGCGGTCAGCGTACCCGGGCCGCCTTCTCTATGGCGGGGGAGTGGCAACGGTCACCGACCTGGAGCTGCTCAGAGCGGCCGGGTTTGACGGCGCGATCATTGCAACGGCACTCCATTACGGTGCCGTGCCGGTGGAATGGATCCGGAGGGGAACTGTTTGTTAA
- the tmk gene encoding dTMP kinase, which produces MLITLEGIDGSGKSTLHETLKGLLADLDPLFTREPGATWVGDQVRRAIKEQIDPITEATLFVADHAAHLAKVVRPALAKGRLVISDRYSDSRFAYQAVTLQGIVPEPERWLRAMHNGWTIVPDRTFLCVLPVNDALTRLKPDSQREHFERRDVLDAVQNNYLRFARAEPSRFVVVDAMLPPETVAGFVAEAIRVMVAEGKKKGKR; this is translated from the coding sequence TTGTTAATCACGCTCGAAGGCATCGACGGGAGCGGCAAGAGCACGCTCCATGAAACCCTCAAAGGACTGCTTGCCGATCTCGATCCCCTCTTTACGCGGGAACCGGGTGCAACCTGGGTGGGAGACCAGGTACGCCGTGCGATAAAAGAGCAGATCGATCCCATCACGGAGGCAACGCTCTTTGTCGCGGATCATGCAGCCCACCTGGCAAAAGTGGTCCGCCCGGCCCTTGCAAAAGGACGGCTTGTCATCTCCGACCGGTACAGCGACAGCCGGTTTGCGTACCAGGCCGTTACCCTGCAGGGCATCGTGCCGGAGCCGGAGAGATGGCTGCGGGCCATGCACAATGGCTGGACGATCGTTCCCGACAGAACATTCCTCTGCGTGCTTCCCGTTAACGATGCCCTGACCCGGCTCAAGCCGGACAGCCAGCGGGAGCATTTCGAGCGGCGGGATGTGCTCGATGCGGTCCAGAACAATTATCTCCGGTTCGCCCGGGCCGAGCCCTCGCGCTTTGTGGTTGTCGATGCAATGCTTCCCCCGGAGACGGTTGCAGGGTTTGTCGCAGAGGCGATCCGGGTGATGGTGGCCGAAGGGAAGAAGAAAGGGAAGCGGTAA
- a CDS encoding flavodoxin family protein, with the protein MKIVGIIASPHKEGNTAWAVNKILEGAKEEGAETRSWNFSDLDIQPCQGCLCCHKEGNRGCIINDDMQELYGAIGEADALILGSPVYMGQMSAQAKIITDRLFAQISPRFSPYYKEKATKQKLILVFTQGNPDPGMFQEYFDYTKKMFRLLEFDVHDVIVVPGMRERPAHERKDLHPVMKDIGSSLVPERFPE; encoded by the coding sequence ATGAAAATCGTCGGGATTATCGCAAGTCCGCACAAAGAGGGCAATACTGCCTGGGCGGTAAATAAAATACTCGAAGGAGCGAAAGAAGAGGGTGCCGAAACCCGGTCCTGGAATTTCAGCGATCTCGACATCCAGCCGTGCCAGGGTTGTCTTTGCTGTCACAAGGAAGGCAACCGGGGTTGCATTATCAACGACGATATGCAGGAATTGTACGGGGCAATCGGCGAAGCCGACGCCCTTATCCTCGGCTCCCCGGTGTACATGGGGCAGATGAGTGCCCAGGCAAAGATAATTACCGACCGGCTGTTTGCACAAATCTCCCCGCGATTCTCACCGTATTACAAAGAAAAAGCCACAAAACAAAAACTGATTCTGGTGTTTACCCAGGGCAATCCGGATCCCGGCATGTTCCAGGAGTATTTTGATTATACGAAAAAAATGTTCCGGTTGCTGGAATTTGATGTCCACGATGTAATTGTCGTACCAGGTATGCGGGAGAGACCGGCGCATGAAAGAAAAGATCTGCACCCGGTCATGAAGGATATCGGATCATCGCTCGTTCCTGAACGATTCCCGGAATAA
- a CDS encoding nucleotidyltransferase domain-containing protein: MADSVLSRIIDVIVGSLDPDAIILFGSRARGNAREDSDFDICVLKNNISDRRETSRSLYRALYSVGVPVELIVETPDSFNKFKDNPHLIYREIAQYGKVVYEKPHSG, translated from the coding sequence ATGGCGGATTCAGTGCTCAGCCGGATTATCGATGTCATTGTGGGGTCGCTCGATCCTGACGCGATCATCCTCTTCGGCTCACGTGCCCGGGGCAATGCCCGGGAAGATTCCGACTTTGATATATGCGTTTTGAAAAATAATATCTCCGACCGGCGGGAGACTTCACGCTCGCTCTACCGGGCGCTCTATTCCGTGGGGGTACCCGTAGAACTGATTGTTGAAACACCGGACTCCTTCAATAAATTCAAGGATAATCCCCACCTGATCTACCGCGAGATTGCACAGTACGGCAAGGTCGTGTATGAAAAACCGCATTCTGGTTGA
- a CDS encoding HEPN domain-containing protein, producing MKNRILVDQWLARSQSNLDRARAGKTGETILYEDLCFDCQQAVEKSLKGLLVAKDLESPHTHIIAALLQTLERNGFVIPDEIKASSDLTEYAVHTRYPGMYDPLRDDEYKEALAVAERVVAWVRAELHKS from the coding sequence ATGAAAAACCGCATTCTGGTTGATCAGTGGCTTGCCCGTTCACAGAGCAATCTTGACCGGGCACGTGCGGGAAAAACTGGTGAAACAATCCTCTACGAAGACCTGTGCTTCGATTGCCAGCAGGCAGTTGAAAAATCCCTCAAGGGATTGCTTGTTGCAAAGGATCTCGAAAGCCCGCACACCCACATCATCGCAGCGCTGCTCCAGACCCTGGAACGCAACGGTTTTGTTATTCCCGATGAGATCAAAGCGTCATCAGATCTCACCGAATATGCAGTTCATACCCGGTATCCCGGGATGTATGATCCCCTCAGGGATGATGAGTACAAGGAAGCTCTTGCTGTTGCAGAACGGGTTGTTGCCTGGGTTCGTGCTGAGTTGCACAAATCCTGA
- a CDS encoding DUF5677 domain-containing protein codes for MYQDYIKEIKSEELVCKKRTGEKFKKELNFFNALSRFYANQLLATRINKESCFSTQELVIFTLNARIIKSSLCANNLLKNGYYNESIVIQRSIYESIHVCKFLMKHPELSENWLKNEQFTPSKVAKDLKTSPIMKKIYDTFCDFTHPNFSSIFDLITIEKRSFIYDDLIERDTSIIHTCAVFNENLALGSISYQILFMLMGLDDFFEFFMKNYTSNEIVSYQKRRQQLQNKFDKICVARKKI; via the coding sequence ATGTATCAGGATTATATTAAAGAGATTAAATCCGAAGAACTAGTCTGTAAAAAAAGGACTGGCGAAAAGTTCAAAAAAGAATTAAATTTCTTTAATGCGCTTTCACGGTTTTATGCAAATCAGTTGCTAGCAACTCGAATTAATAAAGAATCATGTTTCTCTACACAGGAACTAGTAATTTTTACTCTAAATGCCAGGATAATCAAATCATCCCTTTGTGCAAATAACCTTTTAAAAAATGGTTATTACAATGAATCGATCGTAATTCAAAGAAGTATCTATGAATCGATCCACGTATGTAAATTTTTAATGAAACATCCAGAATTATCGGAAAATTGGTTGAAGAATGAACAATTTACTCCTAGTAAAGTTGCTAAAGATCTCAAAACATCCCCGATAATGAAGAAAATCTATGATACTTTTTGTGATTTCACACACCCTAATTTTTCAAGTATCTTTGATTTGATTACAATTGAAAAACGCAGTTTCATCTATGATGACTTAATTGAAAGGGACACTAGTATTATTCATACTTGTGCAGTATTCAATGAAAATTTAGCCCTCGGATCAATTTCTTATCAAATTTTATTCATGCTTATGGGGTTAGACGATTTCTTTGAGTTTTTTATGAAGAATTACACCTCAAATGAAATTGTGTCATATCAAAAACGGAGACAACAGTTGCAAAATAAGTTTGATAAGATCTGTGTAGCACGGAAGAAAATTTAG
- a CDS encoding response regulator has product MRILQVRFMYSILYVDDEPDILDITKIFLEEGGNFRVDTSNSAKKMLESSTIPTYDAIITDYQMPGMNGIQFLIEIRKQYGDIPVIIYTGKGREEIVIEALNNGADFYVQKGGEPSAQYADLGHKTLQAILRKNAERSVDNLTKIFSALPVGVLLLDEDTVITHASRSLAGMVLREPADVIGKRGGGGLGCINSEEDPKGCGYATMCPSCPLRKGLEQVIATGCSIRDAMIELTLRIDGKLCPCWLRVNAEPVSIDNARFILVAVDDVTNLKKSQMALPAQ; this is encoded by the coding sequence ATGAGAATTCTGCAGGTACGCTTCATGTATTCCATCCTGTATGTTGATGACGAACCGGATATTCTTGATATCACCAAGATTTTTCTCGAAGAGGGCGGGAATTTCCGGGTTGATACCAGTAATTCGGCAAAAAAGATGCTGGAATCATCCACGATTCCGACCTATGATGCGATCATCACCGATTACCAGATGCCGGGGATGAACGGTATCCAGTTCTTAATTGAGATCCGGAAACAGTACGGGGATATCCCGGTCATTATTTACACCGGGAAAGGAAGGGAGGAGATCGTGATCGAGGCCCTCAATAATGGGGCAGATTTCTATGTCCAGAAAGGAGGGGAGCCTTCGGCCCAGTATGCAGATCTCGGGCACAAAACCCTCCAGGCGATCTTAAGAAAGAATGCGGAGCGATCGGTCGATAACCTCACTAAGATCTTTTCAGCCCTTCCGGTGGGGGTCCTGCTCCTGGACGAGGATACCGTCATCACCCATGCAAGCCGGTCCCTTGCGGGGATGGTTTTGCGGGAACCGGCGGACGTGATCGGAAAACGGGGAGGGGGAGGACTGGGGTGCATCAATAGTGAGGAGGATCCAAAAGGATGCGGTTATGCAACGATGTGCCCGTCGTGTCCGCTCCGGAAGGGATTGGAACAGGTGATTGCAACCGGGTGCAGCATCCGGGATGCGATGATTGAACTTACCCTCAGGATCGATGGAAAGCTCTGTCCGTGCTGGCTCAGAGTGAATGCCGAGCCGGTCTCGATCGACAACGCGAGATTCATTCTTGTTGCTGTTGATGATGTAACGAATCTGAAAAAGTCGCAGATGGCTCTTCCGGCACAGTAA
- a CDS encoding response regulator: MGKVLVIDDSSFQRKIISGVLTQNGHTVILKENGKEGLEQVLQEKPDLIFTDLLMPEYDGFWLLEQLKSHDQSVPVIVLTSDIQKTTEERCRGLGAVTILNKPVNKEQVVSAVRTILGKQ, encoded by the coding sequence ATGGGAAAAGTATTGGTTATTGACGATTCCTCGTTCCAGCGGAAAATTATTTCCGGCGTATTAACCCAGAACGGGCATACGGTTATCCTGAAGGAGAATGGCAAAGAAGGACTTGAGCAGGTACTGCAGGAAAAGCCCGACCTGATCTTTACCGATCTGCTGATGCCGGAATATGACGGGTTCTGGCTGCTGGAACAGTTGAAGTCCCATGACCAGTCTGTCCCGGTCATTGTCCTCACCTCTGACATCCAGAAGACTACCGAGGAGCGGTGCCGGGGTCTGGGGGCTGTAACAATTCTCAACAAGCCCGTGAACAAGGAGCAGGTGGTCTCTGCGGTCCGCACAATTCTCGGGAAGCAGTGA
- a CDS encoding chemotaxis protein CheX produces MIDNDSRDAITEMINIGVGRAAGILNEITGSNIKLRVPNLHIIRFGDLPGAHLNLMGNERLSTVMQEFHGNFSGTTSLAFSAESAASLVQLLSGETGPAPDMDAVSVETLKEVGNIIINAVMGSISNVLAENLVFTLPEYCEGNMTEIASGRHAIKPDDWIILAQTQFMIESMSIEGMILLVLEVGSLDRLVQSIHQHHS; encoded by the coding sequence ATGATCGATAACGACTCCCGTGATGCCATTACCGAGATGATCAATATCGGGGTGGGACGGGCTGCCGGCATCCTCAATGAGATCACGGGCTCGAACATCAAACTCCGGGTCCCCAATCTCCACATCATCCGGTTTGGCGATCTTCCGGGTGCTCATCTCAATCTTATGGGAAACGAGCGGCTCTCGACCGTCATGCAGGAGTTCCATGGCAATTTTTCCGGAACCACTTCGCTTGCATTTTCCGCAGAGAGCGCAGCCTCGCTTGTACAGTTGCTCTCCGGCGAGACCGGGCCGGCACCGGATATGGATGCCGTTTCGGTCGAGACATTGAAAGAAGTGGGAAATATCATCATCAACGCGGTGATGGGCTCGATCTCGAACGTTCTTGCAGAAAACCTCGTCTTCACCCTGCCGGAATATTGTGAAGGGAACATGACCGAGATCGCCTCCGGCCGCCATGCCATCAAACCCGACGACTGGATCATCCTTGCGCAGACCCAGTTCATGATCGAGTCCATGAGTATCGAAGGCATGATCCTGCTGGTGCTGGAAGTCGGTTCGCTCGACCGGCTTGTTCAGAGTATCCATCAGCACCATTCCTGA
- a CDS encoding PAS domain-containing sensor histidine kinase, protein MSGTEINRECLFLYDHLYIGILVVRKDHTICFWNRCLEEWTGIKRDDVEGASLFSRFPQLDTPSIRARFPAVFEQGPPVFLSSRFHPHLIPSPLPDGSLRVQKGSILPFRLEEETFAMLVIEDVTDQVHQVTEYRRMRDIARQELSERKNAQIALRIANAKLSLFSDITLQDIRSQVVAARGFDHLLRMNLSSIEKSRTYSEKIDGQLALIEKYVTMMLEFVQLGAAVPTWQLLDPILRKAKLDAQLQNLEIGSGVENLEIFAPPLLDRIAINLLENAQQHGKNPEVLVKISFREEPEYGVLLFEDNGAGVKPDDKIAIFKPGFGTKVKLSLYHTREILAITGITIDETGMYGTGARFEMRLPKDTYRYVHT, encoded by the coding sequence ATGAGCGGGACTGAAATCAACCGGGAATGTCTGTTCCTCTATGATCATCTCTACATTGGCATTCTTGTTGTACGAAAGGATCACACCATCTGTTTCTGGAACCGGTGCCTGGAAGAATGGACCGGGATAAAAAGAGACGATGTCGAAGGTGCGAGTCTCTTCTCCCGCTTCCCGCAGCTCGATACCCCATCGATCCGTGCAAGGTTTCCCGCCGTGTTTGAACAGGGGCCCCCGGTCTTCCTCTCTTCACGGTTCCATCCCCACCTCATTCCGTCGCCCCTGCCCGACGGTTCCTTGCGTGTCCAGAAAGGATCCATCCTGCCGTTTCGGCTGGAAGAGGAGACATTCGCCATGCTCGTTATCGAAGATGTGACCGATCAGGTGCACCAGGTTACCGAGTACCGCAGAATGCGGGACATAGCGCGGCAGGAACTCTCTGAGAGGAAGAATGCGCAGATCGCTCTCCGGATTGCCAATGCGAAGCTCAGTCTCTTCTCGGATATTACCCTCCAGGACATCCGTAGTCAGGTGGTAGCTGCCCGGGGATTTGATCATTTACTCCGGATGAACCTGTCCTCAATCGAGAAGAGCAGGACGTATTCTGAGAAGATCGACGGGCAGCTGGCCCTTATTGAGAAATATGTGACAATGATGCTTGAGTTCGTCCAGCTGGGTGCAGCGGTTCCCACCTGGCAGCTTCTGGACCCGATCCTCCGGAAAGCAAAACTGGATGCCCAGCTTCAAAACCTTGAGATCGGCTCCGGGGTCGAGAATCTTGAGATCTTTGCGCCCCCTCTTCTTGACCGTATCGCAATAAACCTGCTGGAGAATGCACAGCAGCACGGGAAAAATCCAGAGGTCCTGGTAAAAATCTCGTTCCGGGAAGAGCCTGAATATGGCGTTCTCTTGTTTGAGGATAACGGAGCAGGTGTGAAGCCGGATGACAAGATCGCCATCTTCAAACCCGGCTTCGGGACAAAGGTCAAGCTCAGCCTTTACCATACCCGGGAGATTCTTGCCATTACCGGCATCACCATCGATGAGACCGGCATGTATGGAACGGGTGCCCGGTTTGAGATGCGTCTCCCGAAGGACACCTACCGTTATGTGCATACCTGA
- a CDS encoding valine--tRNA ligase — protein sequence MVPSDQLPKNYDFAEVEERWRGIWRDEDHFFDKNSKKPQFVIDTPPPYPTGNFHIGNALNWCYIDFFARYKRMKGFNVMFPQGWDCHGLPTEVKVEELNHITKNDVSREEFRKMCRDLTIKNIEAMRLTLRKMAFSTDWSNEYITMMPQYYSKTQLSFLRMQKSGYIYQSEHPVNYCTRCETAIAFAEVSYEDRETQLNYFDFDGVEIATTRPELLAACVAVAVHPGDERYHKLKGKSMKVPLFGHDVPVVQDEAVDPAFGSGAVMICTFGDKQDVHWWKQHNLALRKAIDRKGRMTDIAGKYKGLNTTECRAAILADMQEKKILHRQEKLAQRVGTCWRCKTPIEILSERQWFVKIKPDEIQKAAHQIEWYPEHMLRRMENWVEQMEWDWCISRQRIFATPIPVWFCTKCGEMVFPDEKDLPIDPTLVKPKHPCPKCGNTAFTGEEDVLDTWMDSSISVLNVTGWNGTGMPPFFPAQIRPQGHDIIRTWAFYTILRSVALTGSKPWNEILVNGMVLGEDGFKMSKSRGNIIVPEEILVKYGADALRQWGAMGAATGSDIMFNWNDVVAASRFQTKMWNITKFALMQLEKGGFDENEPVTALADRWLLVRLSDTVGQVSNAMEDYQFDVALKAIREFAWDVLADNYIELVKGRLYQQDNSRRSACLVLHTAFDALCRLLAPFTPYFAEECYSYLKGESVHKQPWVSFTYEDEAARREGNLLVQVVAEVRKYKHDAGLALNAPLGKVTIYAPHTVNDEGDTGRTLNADVHWRTDVAKLDRAITDIEFNRSIVGKTFKKEGQAFMDAVKALSTAELANPPKTIMLNGVETAMPENVFTPKYSYMEEGAKVDVLTIGDVIVTVAKQ from the coding sequence ATGGTGCCATCAGATCAACTGCCGAAGAACTATGATTTCGCTGAAGTGGAGGAGCGCTGGAGGGGAATCTGGCGCGATGAGGATCACTTTTTTGACAAAAACTCGAAAAAGCCGCAGTTCGTGATCGATACGCCCCCGCCGTACCCGACGGGAAATTTCCATATCGGCAACGCACTGAACTGGTGTTATATCGACTTCTTTGCCCGGTACAAGCGCATGAAGGGGTTCAACGTGATGTTCCCCCAGGGCTGGGACTGCCACGGGCTCCCGACCGAAGTCAAGGTGGAAGAGCTTAACCACATCACCAAGAACGATGTATCCCGGGAAGAGTTCCGGAAGATGTGCCGCGACCTCACCATCAAGAACATCGAGGCCATGCGCCTGACCCTCCGGAAGATGGCGTTCTCGACCGACTGGAGTAACGAGTACATCACGATGATGCCGCAGTACTACAGCAAGACCCAGCTGTCATTCCTGCGCATGCAGAAGTCGGGGTACATCTACCAGAGCGAGCACCCGGTCAATTACTGCACCCGGTGCGAGACCGCGATCGCGTTTGCCGAGGTCTCGTACGAGGACCGCGAGACGCAGCTCAATTATTTCGATTTCGACGGCGTGGAGATCGCAACAACGAGGCCCGAGCTTCTCGCGGCCTGCGTTGCCGTAGCCGTGCACCCCGGCGACGAGCGCTACCACAAGCTGAAAGGCAAGTCCATGAAAGTGCCGCTCTTTGGCCACGATGTCCCGGTTGTCCAGGACGAGGCGGTTGACCCGGCGTTCGGTTCGGGCGCGGTCATGATCTGTACGTTCGGCGACAAGCAGGATGTCCACTGGTGGAAACAGCACAATCTTGCGCTCCGGAAGGCCATCGACCGCAAGGGCCGGATGACCGATATTGCCGGCAAGTACAAGGGACTCAACACCACCGAGTGCCGGGCAGCCATCCTTGCCGACATGCAGGAGAAGAAGATCCTCCACCGGCAGGAGAAACTGGCCCAGCGGGTCGGCACCTGCTGGCGCTGCAAGACACCGATCGAGATCCTCTCCGAGCGGCAGTGGTTTGTCAAGATCAAGCCTGACGAGATCCAGAAGGCCGCCCACCAGATCGAGTGGTATCCCGAGCACATGCTCCGCCGGATGGAGAACTGGGTCGAGCAGATGGAGTGGGACTGGTGTATCTCACGGCAGAGGATCTTTGCAACACCAATTCCCGTCTGGTTCTGCACCAAGTGCGGCGAGATGGTTTTCCCTGATGAGAAGGATCTTCCGATCGACCCGACTCTGGTCAAACCCAAGCACCCCTGCCCCAAGTGCGGCAACACGGCGTTTACCGGAGAAGAAGACGTGCTCGATACCTGGATGGACTCATCCATCTCGGTCCTGAACGTGACCGGCTGGAACGGCACCGGCATGCCCCCATTCTTCCCGGCCCAGATCCGGCCGCAGGGCCACGACATCATCCGGACATGGGCTTTCTACACCATCCTGCGCTCGGTTGCGCTCACCGGATCCAAACCCTGGAACGAGATCCTGGTCAACGGCATGGTGCTCGGCGAAGACGGCTTCAAGATGAGCAAGAGCCGGGGCAACATCATTGTTCCCGAGGAGATCCTGGTCAAGTACGGCGCCGATGCCCTCCGGCAGTGGGGCGCCATGGGAGCCGCCACCGGCTCCGACATCATGTTCAACTGGAACGACGTGGTCGCGGCCTCCCGGTTCCAGACCAAGATGTGGAACATAACCAAGTTCGCCCTCATGCAGCTCGAGAAAGGCGGGTTTGACGAGAACGAACCGGTCACGGCGCTTGCCGACCGCTGGCTCCTGGTCCGGCTCTCGGACACGGTCGGGCAGGTCAGCAATGCGATGGAGGATTACCAGTTCGATGTCGCGCTCAAGGCCATCCGCGAGTTCGCGTGGGATGTTCTTGCCGACAACTACATCGAACTCGTCAAGGGCCGGCTCTACCAGCAGGACAATTCCCGGAGAAGCGCCTGCCTGGTGCTCCACACCGCATTCGATGCCCTCTGCCGGCTGCTCGCCCCGTTCACCCCGTACTTTGCCGAGGAGTGTTACTCGTACCTGAAAGGCGAGAGCGTCCACAAACAGCCCTGGGTCTCGTTCACGTACGAAGACGAGGCGGCACGAAGGGAAGGCAACCTGCTCGTGCAGGTCGTAGCCGAAGTCCGGAAGTACAAGCACGACGCCGGCCTGGCCCTCAATGCCCCGCTCGGGAAAGTCACCATCTATGCCCCGCACACCGTCAATGACGAAGGCGATACCGGCCGGACGCTCAACGCGGATGTCCACTGGCGCACCGATGTTGCCAAGCTCGACCGGGCCATCACCGATATCGAGTTCAACCGCTCGATTGTCGGCAAGACGTTCAAGAAGGAGGGGCAGGCATTCATGGACGCGGTGAAAGCGCTCTCAACGGCAGAACTGGCGAACCCACCGAAGACCATTATGCTCAATGGTGTCGAGACCGCCATGCCCGAGAACGTCTTCACGCCCAAATATTCCTACATGGAAGAGGGCGCAAAAGTGGATGTTCTCACGATTGGCGATGTCATCGTGACGGTTGCAAAGCAGTAA